A region from the Bactrocera dorsalis isolate Fly_Bdor chromosome 1, ASM2337382v1, whole genome shotgun sequence genome encodes:
- the LOC105231253 gene encoding gustatory receptor for bitter taste 22e-like, producing MSSRWRIGLARFFYNSTIWFSIAFGILPFRYDSKLQRISTSKYSFVYSICINVVIVFVAFGAWPTDDMMELDLQQYNKLMALMIRAIVVSHVYTLITIVVINWRKYKSVLHIFNEFAAIERIYLAKHADLARSCSAFDACIIWKGVATLLQNISFIFVIFETTSELSMHAVIVLGFALTMGNVIFLVVLHFYNFVVITYRCLWILQQRLQYLANQSAMPTTLRNVTCEVYEITGIYLRLMKLCKSFGSVYGQQLLTSNFAIMCTNVQSLYHLRIIWSDKVNDLTAWDMFYTSQAVLINIFDFWLTIAACELALGKARDIAQLLRTFNDFEKLDVELEKSVSFVLKGGF from the coding sequence ATGAGCTCGCGTTGGCGTATCGGTCTCGCGCGATTTTTCTACAACTCGACAATTTGGTTTTCTATCGCTTTCGGCATATTACCGTTTCGTTATGATTCAAAACTACAAAGGATCTCCACCTCCAAATACAGCTTCGTCTATAGCATCTGCATTAACGTGGTAATAGTATTTGTGGCTTTTGGGGCTTGGCCAACCGACGATATGATGGAATTGGACTTACAGCAATATAATAAACTAATGGCCTTAATGATCAGAGCCATAGTCGTGTCGCATGTCTATACGTTGATTAcgattgttgtgataaattggCGCAAATACAAATCGGTGTTGCACATCTTCAACGAATTCGCCGCCATCGAGCGGATTTATCTCGCCAAGCATGCCGATTTGGCGCGCAGCTGCAGCGCCTTCGATGCCTGCATCATTTGGAAGGGTGTAGCAACGCTTTTGCAAAACATCTCCTTCATATTTGTGATTTTTGAAACGACATCGGAGTTGAGCATGCATGCAGTGATTGTACTTGGCTTTGCATTAACGATGGGCAATGTGATTTTTCTTGTCGTGCTGCACTTTTATAATTTCGTCGTTATCACTTACCGTTGCCTGTGGATACTGCAACAGCGTCTACAATATCTAGCCAATCAAAGCGCTATGCCGACAACATTACGCAACGTCACCTGTGAGGTGTATGAAATAACGGGCATCTACTTGCGTTTGATGAAGTTGTGCAAGAGCTTTGGCAGCGTTTATGGCCAGCAGCTGTTGACCAGCAACTTCGCTATAATGTGTACGAACGTACAGTCGTTATATCATTTGCGCATCATTTGGAGCGACAAAGTTAACGACTTGACCGCTTGGGATATGTTTTATACGTCACAGGCGGTGCTGATAAACATTTTCGACTTTTGGCTCACTATTGCTGCGTGCGAATTGGCCTTAGGCAAGGCGCGAGATATAGCGCAGCTCCTGCGGACTTTCAATGATTTCGAGAAATTGGATGTGGAGCTCGAAAAAAGTGTAAGTTTTGTGTTGAAAGGAGGGTTCTAA